Genomic DNA from Carassius gibelio isolate Cgi1373 ecotype wild population from Czech Republic chromosome B14, carGib1.2-hapl.c, whole genome shotgun sequence:
tttcttacatAAATAATTGCTTATcaccaaatatttcattttatattctaTGCTTCAAAAACCTTTCCTTAGTGTTGACAGTTCCTCGTCCTAAAAAAAGTCAGAGGGCAGGAGCAACTTAAATTTAGAAAACCATCAGTGCAGTCCAATCACGACTGGAGGGCAAAGATCATTCTGACACAAACTCTGTAGACGTTTTAAGGAGTACAGTATCTTCAATACTCTCATTAAGATAATCCAGTCACTCATGCCCAGCTAGAGTAAATAGGTTCTAGACACCTCTGTGTTATTTATATCAATTAATCTGTTAATCTTTCCCACGAGTCAAAGGGTGAACCAAACAGAAAGCGATACATGCTCGGTTAGACTACTAAGAACCAATGTAACTTTTTCAATGTCAGCTGCTGATGACAAAATCTAATATCAAATATCTGACAATATTTACATAATACCATTTAACAACTGCAAATAAGAGATAAATGATGATAGTAAACTCACATTTCACACAATATTTAcaacgaaaaaaaataaaaataaatcacaatatggcAGTCATCTTGGTTTTATACTGACACCTAATGGTGTGGATGAAGCAAAAACAATGACCGAATTAATAAAACTATGTTTTTTGGTACCAAAAATGCCTTGTTTGGAGtcagtcatatttattttattctacaagtttaagtgcaacaatttATTCAACCTCATGTCTGTAGAAATTTGAAACCAATGAACTTTTTTAATCCAGCTAACCAGCAAATCTCCCTCCACAAAGAGATTTATCACAGCTTGATACTGGAACGGCTGAGCGAACATGAATTACAATGAAAGGCTTTAAGCAAGTGGTATCTGACAAGTGTAGGCCTACTGTCCATCCGCTCATGGCTATTTGAGGAGATATTTAGTGGACAGGACAGAAAGTTTGATTAAATCTATGCTTATTCCAACATTTTCATGTACTATTCTTATtaactgcattactgcattacaAACATCCTAACCTAGATTTTCACTTACATTTAACCAGTACAATCAAGTAAAGCCCTGTAAGGCCAGACAAACGTCTCACTTCAAGAATGTCAGCGTGCTTATTTAAACAACCAGGGTTTCCCAACAGGGGTCTACTAACCCCGCAGGGTACAAAGAGGAATTGTGGGGGTTTGTGAGATTGAAATGCCtgtgttaaattaaatataataagaaaaacaaatgtttacaagACTAAAGTAGAAAAACTAAAGTGGAAGAACTACATGCACAAAGCCATAAGTGAACAAACGAGTGAAACGAGTTTGAAAAAGCAAGAGTTAGCACACAAAAATTCTCCCTAATGTATAAGAACTTgtatctaataaataagtacAAGTCAGATCTGAATTGTTCatatctgaatgacagatccccAGAGAAGTTTCCCAATGGAAAAAATTTGATACAATGGAATACTAGTCATTACGCAATAGTATCTATTTAAACTAGTATCcacactggaaaaaaaataataatgtagcaTTTACTGTGAAACTTTTCACTCTGAATTGATAGAAAATTCTgcaaataattataaacaaatagcaagtaacattgaattaaacataataataaggtACAATTTTACACAGTCTCGCAAATCATAGTCTAATAATCTTTTAGTTTTATGTACAACTTTTTATGTACAACttttttatgtacaaaaaaaatcaCTCTGTGTAATAATTGTTAGTAGCACACCTAATACAAGTACCTAAAAAATATGTACTGGTAGCATTTAAATAGAGTACATTTTAAGGATTAAATGTAAACTGCTTGCAATAGGTCTGTGCGCCTGTGCCTATAGCTCGACCACGTACACAACCACGTGAGCTGTACGTGGAAACACACTATGGCACCCTTCAACACTGAAGGTCACAAATCAAGCAGTATGAATACTAACACCATGATGCCAAACGTCAAATTTCAACTGATTCCCGATTACGTAATTTCGTGTTTCATAATCTATTTAGTGTTCCAGTTTGGAATAAATCTGAAAGAACAATCATTAATCGAATCACGTTCAAGAGTCAAAAACTAACTTttcgcaagttttttttttcattttctttcaatAATATATCTCTGCAAAAATGATTATTAGTGCAGATCTGCAGTGCCCAAAATAGCTACATTTTTGTGTGATTGGTGCCAGGCCGCGGTTTGAGATGTGTACATTATGTTCCCTGCAAATGACAATGCGAACATGTGTTAGTGTAGTAGGCGTGTAACTTCTGTCTGGCACTAAAAACGTAACAGTTATCTCGAAAGCCATTTAAAAATGTGGAGCACCAATAGGATCCGATGTTGAGACTGACCTTCGTGTCTTCTTAACCCTAAACCACATGCCATCTGacccaaaaaaaattttttgtaaatCACACAGCCTACTcaagcacattttaattttaagcaATATACGAAATGTGTGAAATGTCACAATAAAAGCACAAAATGCAAGGCAAATAACGTGATTTACAGGAAAAACAAAACTTTACGAGGCAGATATCGCTGGTGCTCACCATTTCTACTGAGCTGCGCGCGGTTCAGGGACTGTCGCGCCAGAGGCCCACACCTCTGCCAGGCTGCTCTGCACCCAAACATCGTCCAAACCGCCACAGGAGGAAAGCAGCTTGCGGGACGAGTCCAATGGAGGCGCAATGAATGACTGCGGAAGTGCGGAGACACATTTGGAGGGGAGGAGTAAATGTGAGGGGAGGAGACAGCGCTTGTCTGAATCCTCCCACTGCTGGGATTTCGTGGCACGCATCGCATTGTTTGTTCAATTTATGCTATTTACATTCCAAAAAGATCTGTATTTACTAAAATAATCTTTTTAGACACGCTTTATCATGGCACCAGCAATAACAGAACATTACCCTTAATTTTCCCTTATGTTGCTTCCAAAGGGCAGTACTAAATTGgagataaaaaattatatatatatatatatatatatatatatatatatatatatatatataaaaaattatatctccaTCCTGTTTGAAAGTTTTCTTAATGCAtcatgtttccttctggagcatgaGTGAATGTTTGATCCTTTTTTAATGGTTGaatccctcaattgtcctcagtgtaaaaagatggataaaaaaaaaaatcatacagtcactgctggaaagggttcataTATGCAAAAGATGGTGGAAatctgaagaatctgcaggacatgGAGGAATTTTCTGCTGAACAGAGCTCAGTTTAACTCTtcaacaaccatcacaaaacaaaaaaccttttgtaaatcatccaggtaaccacacacGGTATTAAGAAACATCCTTCAAgtccacaaacttttgaatagggttatttgaataatttcagctattttttttgtcttgtggactataagacacatgcctttggtgtgagagacccgggttcgaatccactgtgagacaccaatgtgtccctgagcaaggcacttaaccccTCTGACATATaaagcaattgtaagtcgctttggataaaaccgtcagctaaattaataaatgtaaatgtaagcatcttttgtgtaaaatatcttactcaggaggAAAGTACTAAATAAAAAGTAACATGCAAAGAATTAAGAAAGAATTGACCATAGTTATTTACTTAATTAGcatacacaaaattaaaaaattatactgcAATTGTTTTGCTTATAAACCATATCATTAGACTTAATTGAAGGGAAAAAGTTAAACCTTACATTTAACTTATATTTATATCTCTGTAACACCTTTGCTGGAGTCAAGAAAGAGTGACTAGAGGCAGGTTATATATACACATCTTTAATAAACATTATTGTACAAGCAGATGAACACTGGAACAGGAAAAACAGAAGATCCACAAAGCAAAGAGCAACTGCTGCCCTACAAAGGGGGAAAAATACACTATTACATCATTATCAGCATGGCATCACTTAACACTTAACGGATTAAAGAAATATTAATGGTTTTACTTACATGGCCTCATGAATTATTCTAACCCATTCCTTGTTTTGTACTCATGCAAATCAGTGCTGTGCTGTTTAAACAGCTGGTGGGGAAGAGAAAGTGCGTTTAGAAAAATCTAAAAAGTATGTTTGTGCATATGTTTGAGAGATCATCCAAAATGAGTTACCAATGCCCACAAGACTGCTGTGCTCCCAAATGCTAGTCCTACTCTCAGCATGTTTGGCTTGGAGGGGTCCGGTTTGGAAGCTATAAAGGAATTTCTGCTAACCactaaaagaagagaaaaaaaaagcaatccttaaacattttatattttacacaatGTCTGGTTTATAGTATAGTTTTGGTACCTAACTTGTAACTTGCTAGTTTGTATAtgaattagggctgcacaattcatCTAATTTCTAATAGAGATTATAATTACAGACTTCACAATTACATAATCGTTCAAAGTGGCAATTAATCGTTAAACGTCCACCTATTTTATTCTGCGTGCTTAAGATGCATTTCCCccctacatgttatcttaagagTTTGtaccattattttaattttagttttagtataacattataataccattcatattttaacttttttttatgactTGAAGAAACTTATCTGATGTATAGTTGAATTTGAGCCTTAATGTTATAGAAAGGTCTAAAAGTTTATCAGTTGGAGTGTTTTCaacttattttcatataaaaacacaacatgcagttgcatcaaacaatggtatgaacatcattcaatgtaaattgtgttaatcgtaattaataatcaaTTGAAATTACAAATTCAAGGGAATAATAGACAATTGTGATTTTTGccataattgtgcagccctaatatgaATTGAGTTTATTAAGCAGCACTAACATAAAACAAACTGGTCGCAGTTTTCCGAATATTTAAAACGTTATTATTATgcacaatattttcattttgtaataCGCATTGATGTAACAATAAGATCCTTTGTTGTCATTCACAAACTGAAAATGGcaattaaaacataatatatgcattatacacattatttatttattgcttataTAAATAACTCATTATGCGATGGAACTAATGTATTGGCTGCTGTGTTGCTAGTCTTGCTAAGCTAAGCAAGGTCAGGCCACACTGCTTTGCTAACTTCCATAAGGCGAATAAAACAAATGTACCGAGGATCTGTACTATTACTATAATGTACGCCAGCATAATTTGCATTGTCGTACTCACTCCTATTGACAGTTGAAGTCCTCAAAAATAACCGACCAAGAGGCATTTTGACAGCGTTTCTCTCCCAGACCAAATGCGATCCTTGTTCGATTACTTTTCCTGGTTGCTGGCTCCTGTAATGGCTGACCTAGTTACAAGTAGAGTAATCGATCACAAACGAATGGTGTTTAATATGACTCGATAATACATTTAATAGACCTATCCACCTTTATTTCTTTCACATTCTGTGGTCATATCAATCCTACATTTTGAAACACACTCGAGTGTACATGACAaccgttaattttttttttttttagttttgttttctacctttttttttctttattgataATGTTCTCCAAACAGGTGCTTTGGTcttttgtaataaattaatttaatttagttttattcctAACAACAAAAAGGTGTaagagaaaaatatgttttatttgaatgatacattaaaaacaaatatgtctATAACATCTAAAAATCCTTCTAATCTTTCATatccactcaaaaaaaaaaaatcattgtttacacaatattttttttaggttgaacaaaaatacaggacTTATTAATATCTAAATGATATCTCCCTTTTAGCTGAATACATGCCATGTAAAATCACAACCTCTTTTGcttcattattaaacattattatcctCAAATACTCAAAGGTTTTGTCCAGTTTATattatatcctttttttttttttagaatagtagcgttttcatcataataaatacatgtttattaGTACAATTGTGTTTGAGCACGGTTTCCACAAGccttaacaaatgtatttttgctGAACCGTCAAACTCAGTAACAGCATACCATCAAAATATTATTGCCATCTAGTGACGGAAATGCATACGGCTTTACATGCATCATTCATTTTGCTTGGCCGTACCTTTATTGTAATTATAAGAAAATTGCCAGGGCAGCACTATCATTTCCTTTAATGATATGTATATTTTTcgtataattatgtatttaatttatagtatataaaaaaaaaaatctgtccccGCCTCGGAAACGCCGCACACTCGGCGCATGCGCAGTTCACCGCTTGACCCGGGGAGAATCAGCGCCGCCATTTTGGTTCTGAAGGGGGGCCTGCTGTCACCACGTGAAGGCGAGAATCCCCAGACAGCGAAGTTCGGGGGCTTTTACGATACGGCAGACAATCCGGCCACAGGATCGAGGTTTCCGATTTATGATCAGAGCAAAGTCACGGTGATCAGTACTCGAGAAGAAGACGAAGCATGCCCTCGGTAATTCTGCCGCCGAAGGAGAACGCTCTCTTTAAGAGGATATTGGTAAGTTGGGGAAAATATATCTGCTAACGAACGCAGGGTTGTTAATAATAGAAAGCAAGCGTGTGTGAACCCCCTTCCTATTTTAGCCAGGATCTCTCTTCTGACCTCGAGAACCCTCCTAGGACTCTTTTGCAAGCTAACAAGAGCGCATTGGCATTGCTTTAATACTCGTAACATGACTATTAGCTCGCCCACGTTCTCGCACTTTGAGAGCAGATGAACACAGAGCAGCTAACTGCCTTAGAAAGTTAAGCACAAAGATCAGTGATTTGATAGCTGTGTGGATGGAATAAACATTAATCAATGCTGCAGAGTCGCTTTATAAAGTTGCAGCAGAAACATGTTGTTTGAGTCAAAACACGGTTGAATCGATTAGTCACCATACAAGAGAACACAATACAAGTTAATCAATTTAAAGCAACACCAACCTCAAAATAACAGCAGAGCACAAAACACACGAAGGCGGTGTTGTAAATAGCTATTAGTGTGATTTTTACACGTGTTGTGATTTATATACATCATTATTGACACTATAATTTGTACATGGACGCTACGCCACAAATCTGCACAAATCATACATTAACCAatcattaaatgttattaaaaaatagaTAATGAAAATAGAAGCTTTAGTTCATGAATCATAATTTGTTAGTCATGTCAAGGGAGGGACATTATCATTCTGGAAAGTTTTTGATCGGACAAAAGTGGGTGTAGTGCAAGATGGctctattaatattaataatatggaTATATTGTGTTGAATAAATACAGGGTTACTGAGATTTAATATCAGTTAAACTTCAAATTTGTCATCATATAGTAGCACACTAGCATATAATGTGTGTTTTATGCTGACACTAGCATGTCGGACATCTGCCTATACAAAATTTAGGCCTATGATCATGCTTTTTTTTGGGTCTAGGACACAGCTGGTAAAATACGTTTTCTGATATTGAAaaattagaaatcattttaaacgTCCAAATGATTAACTTTAGTTGTTATGGAAATCTTTGTGTTTTAAGTAGTAGTTTTTAGGTCATAGTGACTCAACAGTAACTTACCCAGTCATTGCTATTCATTAATAATGTGTATTAATGACCAGTCATGAAATGGTTGTTCTTACTGATTTTTGTTATTCCAGAATACAGAGTTAGAAATTCAAAGTCATCTGATGTtggtttatttgtgttttctgACATCTGTTTCTGTTCTGTCACAGGGAGGGAGCTTGAATTGCTCGAAGGCCTTATTGTGATTTAATTTCTTAGACTCACACATTACATTTCAATCATGAAAACAGTGCTAACCTCAGTGCCTAAAGATGTCTGTCCCTTAAACATGATTATGCCTGAGGGCATTCCTTCACATTACTGTTATGTTGATATTTGGCAGACAGCTCTCCCAGGATGTCCAAACTGTTGTGGTGACATGAGTAGATCGGAATCTGTTTGTAATCAACATCTCACCgtcatagccttttttttttctgagcctgCCATGGGTGTTTTTCCAGCATTGTGAACTACTTTAATAAGAGTTACATTAGCAAAGGCTGGAATACGCTACACATTtcgtgtagtgtattccagccttggGCAGCAGATCTTTAAGGGGAACGTTTTGGCAGGAGGTGCGGCTTTCTTCTCTGATTCTTTTTTGGCATTGATATCTCTTGATTATCCAGCTCATGTTTTTGCAGGAGTGTGTGAACTCCTTTAGCCTTTGTGTGTTCTCTAAAGAGTCCCAAGGTGATTCACACTGGTATAACACACCTGATTTTGTAATAGGAATTGTTACGTTTGTCACACTTCCTTTCTGCATGGTTTTAAAGGTGCTTTGAGGTGTAAGGAAGATGTAAATCGCTAACCACACATCTTAACCATACTTTCATTTTGTCTAATGTGCAGTGAAAGTGTAATTATTAGCGTGCTTGTTTCCATTTTATGTCTTGCAGAGATGCTATGAACACAAGCAGTACAGAAATGGGCTCAAGTTTTGCAAACAGATCCTGTCCAACCAGAAGTTCGCCGAACATGGAGGTAAGACATTACTTCAGTTTCTCATCATTTTGATTCATTAAATCTGTTGCAcgcacaattatttattttttccgtcTTGCAGAGACCCTTGCAATGAAAGGACTGACTCTGAACTGCTTGGGCCGAAAGGAAGAAGCGTATGACCTGGTGCGACGTGGCTTACGAAACGATCTGAAGAGTCATGTCTGTATCCTTAACACTTTTCCCACTGTCAGTGGATTCATAACAAAGCATTGTCAAAAGAAGTAATTTCTGTGCACATATTTATAATACTTGTAACCAACTGTTGGTGATTGACTTCCAGTTTAAGGTATTTTGTTTTTACTCTTATTTGTTCTTAGCTAGCTGGCAACAGATAATGTCTCGGCGTAATTTAATGAATAGGTGCAGTTACTACAACACGATAAATCAAAAGAAAACCAACATGGcctaatcaaattaattaaatacatatgttattttttaaaactattctataaaaaaaaaaaaagttttttattgttcaatcacaaaatattatatcaaagtTATATTATATAATCACACAATTTTGggccaaattgtgcagccctacaaacaAGCACCGCAAACCTGAAGCTTTTTAAACTTCACATTTGAAATCGCAGTCACAATTTTGGTCGTAAAAGTAGACATTTGATTATTTTCCCACCAAATGGTACAGTCCTAGGTGCAGAGCTGTTTCCTGTCCTTAACTCTTCTTCAGGTTGGCACGTTTATGGTTTACTTCAGCGCTCAGATAAGAAGTATGACGAGGCCATCAAGTGCTACAGGAATGCTCTTAAATGGGACAAAGACAATCTGCAAATCCTCAGAGATCTCTCACTGCTGCAGATCCAAATGAGAGACCTGGAAGGTTACAGggtaagttattttgaatgtaaGTGCTTCCATGTGTCAAGAAACTACAATGTTCCATGGAACACGCCAATAAAAATAGTTTCTTTCACTCAAATTGTTTTGGTCAGTATAGAATTgtaacactttctctctctctcaggagacCAGGTACCAGTTACTGCAGTTGCGACCGGCTCAAAGAGCCTCCTGGATCGGTTATGCCATCGCATATCACCTTCTGGAAGATTATGAGATGGCAGCTAAGATCGTGGAGGAGTTCCGCAAAACGCAacaggtatttttttttcactgcttCCTGTAAGTTGTCATCTCTACTGAGTTTATTTTTGCAGACAGTGTTTGTTTTTGGATGCCACTGAGCTTTTTTGTTGATTTGTGTTCAGACGTCTCCAGATAAAGTGGATTACGAGTACAGTGAGCTGTTGCTTTATCAGAATCAGCTGCTGAGGGAGGCCGGGCTAAACAAAGAAGCCCTCGATCACCTGACCAGCTATGAAAAACAGATATGTGACAAACTGGCTGTAGAGGAGAcacgaggtgtgtgtgtgttttggtgcatATATATTGGTTATTGGCTGATAATAgagggtttcttttttttttatagctgatttgaagATTATCCGTGCATTCTCATTTATCTTTTTCTGCATTTACTTTAATTTGCTGTCATCTAATTCtcacttattttatatttaaaacaaacattaacataACACATttaaatctttagcaaatctgaatgaatattcatattttgatGCTGAACAATTTAATgttatgatgctgaaattcaCTAACCgcatttaaattaatgaattattgtATAATAGTTATTAGACTACAGATCAAATTTTGGGGTGGGttagattttaataatatttttgaaagcaGACTctttccaaggctgcatttactagGGCTGGACCAGAATATTTGATTATTCAAATGTTCGATCGGTGGGTTGGCATCTGATTTTCAATTTTGAGATtcgaataattattattattatgttttgattgcAAACCGTTCTCGGCCCAGAATTCTCGGCATGGTTAAAGAGCCGTGCTGTGCGTGACGTCACTGTTGTCTGGCTACCT
This window encodes:
- the LOC127971771 gene encoding NADH dehydrogenase [ubiquinone] 1 subunit C1, mitochondrial gives rise to the protein MPLGRLFLRTSTVNRMVSRNSFIASKPDPSKPNMLRVGLAFGSTAVLWALLFKQHSTDLHEYKTRNGLE